CTCCAGTGCAGCGCGAGGTGGAGTCCGTGCTGGACATCATCGAGACACGCATCGTGGACTTCGTGCCCCAGCGCTACCAGGACCTGCACCGGGAGCGGCTGCTGGCCTTCCTCGAGCGGCGCGCCCGGACGCACGGGCTGCGCGAGGCGCCCGCCGAGGCTCCGGAGTCGGCGGGTGAGGAGGTGCCCCGCGTCACCCGGGCGGGCAGGGCGGCGGGACGTGCCGCCCCCGAGGCCACGGGCGGCGAGGTTCGCGAGCTCCCCACCCGGGGCTCGCTGCGTCTGCGTCAGCAGGCCGCCCGCGAGATGCGGGAGCGGACTCCGCGGGGGAAGAGGGCGGAGGGCACGGCCACGCCTCGGCCCCGGCGCCGGAAGGGCGGCTCCGCCACGAAGCGCAAGTAGCGGGGGAGCACCTGGTGCCGGAACGACGACGGCGGATGGGCCCGAGCCGAGCCCATCCGCCGCCGTGAGGGAAGAAGTCCCGAAGCGACTACTTCTTCAGGCGGGCCTCGCAGGCCTCGAAGTCGATGTTCTGGAAGTAGGCGTCCACGTACTTGGCGCGCTCGAACGGCTTGTAGTCCGGCACGAAGGCGTGCTCCCAGGCATCCATGACGATGATGGGGGTGTAGCCGGCGATGTTGCCGTTCTCGTGCAGCGTCACCCAGTGGTTGGAGAGCCAGCCGGTGCGCGGATCCTGGAAGGTGATGGCCCAGCCGATGCCCGGCGAGGTGCCCACGGCCTTGAAGTCCGCCAGCCAGTTCTCATAGGAGCCGAAGCTCTGCTCCATGGCCTGCTTCAGCTTGC
This is a stretch of genomic DNA from Archangium violaceum. It encodes these proteins:
- a CDS encoding superoxide dismutase; its protein translation is MADIQKKYTPMQFTHLKGLKGISDAVLESHFKLYEGYVNRTNKLTELLSGMQAKGEAAGSNPAYAEMTRRMGFEYNGMVLHEYYFGNMKPGGATTPGGKLKQAMEQSFGSYENWLADFKAVGTSPGIGWAITFQDPRTGWLSNHWVTLHENGNIAGYTPIIVMDAWEHAFVPDYKPFERAKYVDAYFQNIDFEACEARLKK